The region CATTCTCCCCCTCCTCTCTAAGGGAGGAGAACCCTCCGAACACAACCTTATTCCCCTTGACAATTATGAGCATATGCTTATAATAGGGATGGTGACAGATATGCCGCGACCACATTGTCCAAGAAGAATCGGCTGGTTTCCGAGAGTATGGTGCTTCTACCCGGGAGGGGTTTCAGAGAATCCCGAAGAGGTCGTTCTCACTCTTGACGAGCTTGAAGCAATCCGGCTCTCGGATCTTGAAGGTCTCTACCAGGAAGAGGCGGCGCAAAGGATGGGGATATCCCGTCCGACCTTTGGCCGAATTCTTGAGGCTGCCCGTCGAAAGGTTGCAGAAGCACTTGTCCTGGGGAAAACTCTTCGGATTGAGGGAGGACCTGTGTACCACGAGGAAATCCCCCTGCCCCCGCACCGATGCCGGTGTCGATGGGGGTGGGAAGAGAAGAGGAGGTGAGTCCCATGTACGGATGGAGAGGGTTCTGGCGAGGGAGCTGGGCTAAAGCTACCCCAAGTGGATACCGCTACATCGGACCATGTCGCTGCGGCACAGGGCCACACGCGTTCTTCATGGATCCCTACGGAAGAATCGTTCATGCATCGGCGTTCTGGAGAGCCCCTTTCTTCGCCGGAGACATCGAGGCAGAGCTCAGAGCTCTCCAAGAGGAAAAGGCCCAGCTTGAGAAGAGAATCCAGGAGCTCGAAGAACTCAGGAAAAAGGAAACCCAGAGTTAGTTCTCTCAGGGCTTTGGGCTGAGAAAGCCCAAAGCCCCAAAGCCAAAGGGAGGTGCAGAATTGATGGAAAAGCGGGTTGTGGTTCCGGTTGAAGAACCAAAAGACATGGCGTCCTGCGTCTCTGAGCACTTCGGACGCTCCCCACACTTTGCAGTTGTTACACTCAACGAGGACGGGGGAATCCTCCAGGTAGAATTCCTCCCCAACCAGGGGGAGCACTTTGGTGGTGGTAGCCACACCCACGATTGGGTCTTTGAGCTTCGTCCCCATGCCATCATTACCCGAGGAATGGGCAGAAAGGCGCTCGAGCGTTTCAAAGGCGCCGGTATCCCTGTCTTCTTCACCGATGGTAAGACCTTAAAAGATGCCATCAGCGCATTCTCTGAGGGACGGCTCGAGGAATTCGCCACTTCTGATAAGGCCACGCCATGCTGCTACAAGAAGGAAAAACCCATGCAGTAGGGAGGTAACCCTTGGCAAGACTTACCGTGCTCTACGACAACGCTGCGCTCTCTTCGTACCTTCTTGCCTCCCATGGCTTTTCCTGCCTTGTGGAGGAAAAAGAGCGGGTCCTTTTTGATACTGGCGAGAGCGGTCCCCTCCTCTTCAAAAACATGGAGCTTTTGGGAATCGACCCCTGTTCCATCTCTTCTGTAGTCATTTCCCATGAACACTACGATCACATCGGAGGGCTCTGGCACTTTCTCTCTTGTAATCCTAAAGTGACCGTCTACATCCTCCCCTCCTTTTCTGAAGAAACCAAGGAGCGCATCTGGAAAATGGGGGCAAAGGTGGTCGAGGCTGAAAATCCTCGGCAAATCACAGACTCCGTATCAACCACCGGCGAGGTCCAGGGACCGGTGCCGGAACAGGGGCTTTTTGTTGCAGGAAGAAGAGGGGTGCTCCTCCTTGGGGGATGCTGCCATCCAGGACCGGTCGCCATGCTCGAAAGGGCCCAATCCCTGGGCAAGAGGGTTTCGGGTTTCCTCGGGGGCCTTCACCTTTCCTTTGCTCGAGAGGAAGAAATTGAAAAGACCCTTAAAACCATGAAAGCCCAAGGAGTGGAAGTGATAGCCCCCACCCATTGTACAGGCTTTTTTGCCATAGAACTTGCCCGTTCCCTGTGGGCGGATGGATACATCCCTTGCGGGGTAGGAACGCAACTTTCCTGGTAGGAGGAAGACCATGAGCCGTTACAGCCGCATCGGGAAGATTTTTGCCGTAATGAGTGGTAAGGGTGGAGTAGGAAAGAGCACGGTTTCAGCCCTCTTGGCCTGTGAGTTTGCCCGAAGAGGAAAAAGGGTCGGTATCATGGATACCGACCTTACCGGACCGAGCATTCCAACCATGTTTGGTGTGGAGAAGGAAAGACCGGAGGTACTCAATCCAGGCATTTTCCCGGTGAGAACCAGAATCCTGAACATAGAGGTGATGTCTCTCAACCTCCTCCTTGAAGAGCCGGATCAGCCGGTTATCTGGCGTGGTCCGCTCCTCAGCAAGGCCATACAGGAACTGTGGGAGGAGACCATCTGGAGCGACCCAGAAATTCTCGTTCTCGATCTACCTCCAGGCACAGGAGACATACCCTTGACTATTCTGCAGACTATACCCCTGACGGGGGTGGTTATTGTCTCCTCACCCCAGGACTTAGCTCTCCTTGTGGTTCGAAAAGCCATCCACATGGTAGAAGAGCTAAAGAAACCCATCGTGGGTATTTTGGAAAACATGAGCTACATTATCTGCCCCCACTGTAAGGGGAAAATCGCCCTCTTCGGCAAGGAAAAGGGGTCTCTGGTTGCCGCCCAGCTCTCCCTTCCTTTCCTTGGAAGCCTTCCACAAGATCCAGAACTTGCAAGACGTTGTGACGAAGGTACCATCGAGGAATACGAGAACGAGGCGCTCTCAGCAATCGCGGCAGAGATACTTAAGGAGTAGGAGAACCGCGCTCACTCGATTTCTCCCCAGGTGATCGTCCGTTCTCTTCCGCCTTCGCGAATCCGAAGGGCTCCGTGTTCGTCGACTCCTAAGGCTATCCCGGTAACCGGCTCTTTCCCCCCGCCAACGGCTACCGGACGCCCCAGAAGGGCGAAACGCCGGTTGTACTCCTCAACCCAGGGA is a window of Candidatus Caldatribacterium sp. DNA encoding:
- a CDS encoding DUF134 domain-containing protein; its protein translation is MPRPHCPRRIGWFPRVWCFYPGGVSENPEEVVLTLDELEAIRLSDLEGLYQEEAAQRMGISRPTFGRILEAARRKVAEALVLGKTLRIEGGPVYHEEIPLPPHRCRCRWGWEEKRR
- a CDS encoding NifB/NifX family molybdenum-iron cluster-binding protein, giving the protein MEKRVVVPVEEPKDMASCVSEHFGRSPHFAVVTLNEDGGILQVEFLPNQGEHFGGGSHTHDWVFELRPHAIITRGMGRKALERFKGAGIPVFFTDGKTLKDAISAFSEGRLEEFATSDKATPCCYKKEKPMQ
- a CDS encoding MBL fold metallo-hydrolase is translated as MARLTVLYDNAALSSYLLASHGFSCLVEEKERVLFDTGESGPLLFKNMELLGIDPCSISSVVISHEHYDHIGGLWHFLSCNPKVTVYILPSFSEETKERIWKMGAKVVEAENPRQITDSVSTTGEVQGPVPEQGLFVAGRRGVLLLGGCCHPGPVAMLERAQSLGKRVSGFLGGLHLSFAREEEIEKTLKTMKAQGVEVIAPTHCTGFFAIELARSLWADGYIPCGVGTQLSW
- a CDS encoding Mrp/NBP35 family ATP-binding protein, with protein sequence MSRYSRIGKIFAVMSGKGGVGKSTVSALLACEFARRGKRVGIMDTDLTGPSIPTMFGVEKERPEVLNPGIFPVRTRILNIEVMSLNLLLEEPDQPVIWRGPLLSKAIQELWEETIWSDPEILVLDLPPGTGDIPLTILQTIPLTGVVIVSSPQDLALLVVRKAIHMVEELKKPIVGILENMSYIICPHCKGKIALFGKEKGSLVAAQLSLPFLGSLPQDPELARRCDEGTIEEYENEALSAIAAEILKE